One region of Acropora muricata isolate sample 2 chromosome 13, ASM3666990v1, whole genome shotgun sequence genomic DNA includes:
- the LOC136896995 gene encoding tetratricopeptide repeat protein 28-like isoform X1, which produces MRELTDFFGWSFCIRTSDHPSGKTLSGMANRTSEVIEQHRNKLSIAQKEGDKVKEAEAYCSLGCAYSDLGDFDVALTFFQKDLAITKDIGDRSREAMVYFNIGNVNDSLENLEEAVECYERCVAIAKEVGDKHREGPAYSNLANIFEGLGDIQRAIEYHKKDLDISKTISDKAGEGRACSNLGNAFYSVGRFQEAIEYHKRDLEIALEEADKSGEGIACCNLGVAFKNIGNFAEALEYHKRDLAIAEDLDDNTGKERAYCNIGIVFKCIGDFHQAIEYHEKHLVIAKAVGDKAGEGRAYGNLGNAFNCLGNYQQAIEYHSKDLSISKDLGNIAGEARAIGNIGNAYEGLGKFEQAVEYHKTHLAVALKRGDRAGEAGTYNNLGNAYDRLGDFREAINYHQKALEIAKELGNVAAEGKSYCGLGNAYHGLEELQNAVEYHRKGLSIAKDLGDRDGEKRAYCNLGIAYQSLGELEKAIDCLNKNLSICRESGDKDGEGKAYCALGNAYSDRNDFQEAVACFQSSLKVLDGMRADLQPEDVWKTPFHELYHSANSALWGSLLRVKEYNKALCVAEQGRVQDLIDGSRIQYGLKILAPSHGPAETVSILSQDGDSLPHVVFVDYLQTKINFWTIGKEEKIGFRQWNVGDGGTGQDPLSDMVESVLEKIGAFGDVQCENRSLDKPPDHDDDDKGDEAGDDDCGNDSTEVLQPLFDALVSPILDTCENEELVIASDELFAMIPFSVLRDSPRICTVPSLTVLKLLRERHNDSHCENRALLIGDPCLKNVTTDHGQPMFNQLLCARKEVEMIGEIYNVLPLTGAEATPQEVLKRIPNAELIHIATYVGNKTGEIVLAPSSALATKVPQKDDYMLKVSDLQNAGLRAKLVILSCGYSGRRDMNMENVVSLAQALLVAGARSVLVTLWAVSDDANMEFMKLFHQHLADGKSASVSLQLARKSLRDSETFCAIKHWAPFVLVGNDVKLDFEQKESLHDASGCHFGGVNTSSKRKRPHEDVEKC; this is translated from the exons ATGAGAGAATTAACTGACTTTTTTGGATGGTCTTTCTGCATACGCACTTCTGATCATCCCTCGGGAAAGACCCTTTCAG GGATGGCAAACAGAACGTCGGAGGTTATAGAACAACACAGGAATAAATTGTCCATCGCCCAGAAAGAAGGTGACAAAGTCAAAGAAGCTGAGGCTTATTGCAGTCTCGGTTGTGCTTATAGTGATCTTGGTGACTTTGATGTGGCATTAACCTTTTTTCAGAAGGACCTTGCTATAACTAAAGACATTGGAGACCGATCTAGAGAAgcaatggtttattttaatATTGGCAATGTCAATGATAGTCTGGAAAACCTTGAGGAAGCTGTTGAATGCTACGAGAGATGTGTGGCCATTGCTAAAGAAGTGGGAGACAAGCACAGAGAAGGCCCGGCCTACAGCAATCTTGCCAACATCTTTGAAGGCCTCGGTGACATACAACGAGCTATAGAGTACCACAAGAAAGATCTGGATATTTCCAAAACAATTAGCGATAaggctggagaaggaagagcttgcagtaatctcggtaatgctttttacagtgtcggTCGTTTTCAAGAGGCTATAGAATACCATAAGAGAGATTTGGAAATTGCTCTCGAAGAGGCCGATAAGTCAGGAGAAGGTATTGCATGTTGCAATCTTGGTGTTGCTTTCAAAAACATCGGCAACTTCGCAGAAGCTTTAGAGTACCACAAGAGAGATCTTGCCATTGCAGAGGATTTAGATGACAACACTGGGAAAGAACGAGCTTACTGCAATATCGGAATTGTTTTTAAGTGCATCGGTGACTTTCATCAAGCAATTGAATATCACGAGAAGCATTTGGTGATTGCCAAGGCAGTGGGAGATAAGGCTGGTGAAGGCCGGGCGTATGGTAACCTTGGAAACGCCTTTAATTGCCTTGGCAACTATCAgcaggccattgagtatcacagCAAGGATCTCTCAATTTCCAAGGACCTGGGTAACATTGCCGGAGAAGCGAGAGCCATCGGCaatatcggtaatgcttatgaAGGTCTGGGTAAGTTTGAACAAGCCGTAGAGTACCACAAAACGCACCTGGCGGTTGCGTTAAAACGAGGTGACAGGGCTGGAGAGGCTGGAACCTACAACAATCTTGGCAATGCGTACGACCGCCTGGGAGACTTCCGTGAAGCAATTAATTATCACCAAAAGGCTCTTGAGATTGCTAAAGAGCTGGGTAATGTGGCCGCTGAAGGAAAATCGTACTGTGGTCTCGGAAATGCTTACCACGGTCTTGAGGAACTTCAGAATGCTGTAGAGTATCACAGGAAGGGCCTCTCCATTGCAAAGGATTTGGGTGATAGAGATGGCGAGAAAAGAGCTTATTGCAACCTTGGAATTGCCTATCAGAGCCTAGGTGAACTGGAGAAAGCGATCGACTGCCTCAACAAGAATCTCTCCATTTGCAGAGAGTCGGGCGACAAAGATGGAGAGGGTAAAGCGTACTGTGCCCTTGGCAACGCTTACAGCGACCGTAATGACTTCCAAGAAGCCGTGGCATGCTTTCAGTCCAGTTTAAAAGTACTAGATGGCATGAGAGCTGATCTTCAACCTGAAGATGTGTGGAAAACACCTTTTCATGAACTCTACCATTCTGCCAATTCCGCTCTCTGGGGTTCTCTGTTAAGAGTGAAAGAATACAATAAGGCTTTGTGTGTGGCTGAACAAGGACGAGTTCAGGATTTGATTGATGGCTCAAGAATACAGTATGGCTTGAAAATATTGGCACCGTCTCATGGTCCTGCAGAAACAGTTTCCATCCTTTCACAAGATGGCGATTCACTTCCACACGTAGTTTTCGTGGATTACCTACAGACCAAAATCAACTTCTGGACCATCGGAAAGGAAGAGAAGATTGGGTTTAGACAGTGGAACGTTGGAGATGGGGGCACAGGCCAAGACCCTCTGTCTGACATGGTGGAATCCGTTTTGGAGAAAATTGGAGCTTTTGGTGATGTTCAGTGTGAAAATCGCTCATTGGATAAGCCGCCCGACCACGACGATGATGACAAAGGCGACGAAGCGGGGGATGACGATTGTGGTAACGACTCCACAGAGGTGTTGCAGCCATTGTTCGATGCTCTGGTTTCGCCAATTTTAGACACTTGTGAAAATGAAGAATTGGTGATTGCTTCTGATGAGCTCTTTGCTATGATTCCATTCTCTGTACTCCGTGATTCGCCAAGAATTTGCACTGTCCCCTCTTTGACAGTCTTGAAATTGTTAAGAGAACGCCACAATGACTCCCACTGTGAAAATAGGGCTCTGCTTATTGGAGATCCATGTCTCAAAAACGTCACCACCGACCACGGACAGCCTATGTTCAACCAGCTACTGTGCGCCAGAAAGGAGGTAGAGATGATTGGAGAAATTTACAATGTCCTACCGCTAACCGGAGCAGAAGCTACACCACAGGAAGTGCTGAAGCGAATACCAAACGCGGAATTGATTCACATTGCAACCTACGTAGGAAACAAGACAGGTGAAATTGTCCTGGCTCCGAGTTCTGCTCTGGCGACAAAGGTCCCTCAAAAGGACGACTACATGCTAAAGGTATCCGATCTGCAAAATGCTGGACTGCGAGCAAAGCTGGTCATTCTCAGTTGTGGTTACAGTGGTCGCAGAGATATGAACATGGAGAATGTAGTCAGTCTTGCGCAGGCGCTTTTGGTAGCTGGTGCCCGTTCTGTATTGGTGACCCTCTGGGCAGTTTCTGATGATGCTAACATGGAATTCATGAAACTTTTCCATCAACACCTGGCGGATGGGAAAAGTGCAAGTGTATCTCTTCAACTGGCCAGGAAGTCTCTTCGAGATTCTGAGACGTTTTGTGCTATAAAACACTGGGCCCCATTTGTACTGGTTGGTAACGATGTGAAACTAGATTTTGAGCAAAAAGAGTCCTTACATG ATGCTTCAGGCTGCCATTTTGGTGGTGTAAACACGTCATCGAAACGTAAGAGGCCGCATGAAGACGTGGAGAAATGCTAA
- the LOC136896995 gene encoding tetratricopeptide repeat protein 28-like isoform X3, with product MANRTSEVIEQHRNKLSIAQKEGDKVKEAEAYCSLGCAYSDLGDFDVALTFFQKDLAITKDIGDRSREAMVYFNIGNVNDSLENLEEAVECYERCVAIAKEVGDKHREGPAYSNLANIFEGLGDIQRAIEYHKKDLDISKTISDKAGEGRACSNLGNAFYSVGRFQEAIEYHKRDLEIALEEADKSGEGIACCNLGVAFKNIGNFAEALEYHKRDLAIAEDLDDNTGKERAYCNIGIVFKCIGDFHQAIEYHEKHLVIAKAVGDKAGEGRAYGNLGNAFNCLGNYQQAIEYHSKDLSISKDLGNIAGEARAIGNIGNAYEGLGKFEQAVEYHKTHLAVALKRGDRAGEAGTYNNLGNAYDRLGDFREAINYHQKALEIAKELGNVAAEGKSYCGLGNAYHGLEELQNAVEYHRKGLSIAKDLGDRDGEKRAYCNLGIAYQSLGELEKAIDCLNKNLSICRESGDKDGEGKAYCALGNAYSDRNDFQEAVACFQSSLKVLDGMRADLQPEDVWKTPFHELYHSANSALWGSLLRVKEYNKALCVAEQGRVQDLIDGSRIQYGLKILAPSHGPAETVSILSQDGDSLPHVVFVDYLQTKINFWTIGKEEKIGFRQWNVGDGGTGQDPLSDMVESVLEKIGAFGDVQCENRSLDKPPDHDDDDKGDEAGDDDCGNDSTEVLQPLFDALVSPILDTCENEELVIASDELFAMIPFSVLRDSPRICTVPSLTVLKLLRERHNDSHCENRALLIGDPCLKNVTTDHGQPMFNQLLCARKEVEMIGEIYNVLPLTGAEATPQEVLKRIPNAELIHIATYVGNKTGEIVLAPSSALATKVPQKDDYMLKVSDLQNAGLRAKLVILSCGYSGRRDMNMENVVSLAQALLVAGARSVLVTLWAVSDDANMEFMKLFHQHLADGKSASVSLQLARKSLRDSETFCAIKHWAPFVLVGNDVKLDFEQKESLHDASGCHFGGVNTSSKRKRPHEDVEKC from the exons ATGGCAAACAGAACGTCGGAGGTTATAGAACAACACAGGAATAAATTGTCCATCGCCCAGAAAGAAGGTGACAAAGTCAAAGAAGCTGAGGCTTATTGCAGTCTCGGTTGTGCTTATAGTGATCTTGGTGACTTTGATGTGGCATTAACCTTTTTTCAGAAGGACCTTGCTATAACTAAAGACATTGGAGACCGATCTAGAGAAgcaatggtttattttaatATTGGCAATGTCAATGATAGTCTGGAAAACCTTGAGGAAGCTGTTGAATGCTACGAGAGATGTGTGGCCATTGCTAAAGAAGTGGGAGACAAGCACAGAGAAGGCCCGGCCTACAGCAATCTTGCCAACATCTTTGAAGGCCTCGGTGACATACAACGAGCTATAGAGTACCACAAGAAAGATCTGGATATTTCCAAAACAATTAGCGATAaggctggagaaggaagagcttgcagtaatctcggtaatgctttttacagtgtcggTCGTTTTCAAGAGGCTATAGAATACCATAAGAGAGATTTGGAAATTGCTCTCGAAGAGGCCGATAAGTCAGGAGAAGGTATTGCATGTTGCAATCTTGGTGTTGCTTTCAAAAACATCGGCAACTTCGCAGAAGCTTTAGAGTACCACAAGAGAGATCTTGCCATTGCAGAGGATTTAGATGACAACACTGGGAAAGAACGAGCTTACTGCAATATCGGAATTGTTTTTAAGTGCATCGGTGACTTTCATCAAGCAATTGAATATCACGAGAAGCATTTGGTGATTGCCAAGGCAGTGGGAGATAAGGCTGGTGAAGGCCGGGCGTATGGTAACCTTGGAAACGCCTTTAATTGCCTTGGCAACTATCAgcaggccattgagtatcacagCAAGGATCTCTCAATTTCCAAGGACCTGGGTAACATTGCCGGAGAAGCGAGAGCCATCGGCaatatcggtaatgcttatgaAGGTCTGGGTAAGTTTGAACAAGCCGTAGAGTACCACAAAACGCACCTGGCGGTTGCGTTAAAACGAGGTGACAGGGCTGGAGAGGCTGGAACCTACAACAATCTTGGCAATGCGTACGACCGCCTGGGAGACTTCCGTGAAGCAATTAATTATCACCAAAAGGCTCTTGAGATTGCTAAAGAGCTGGGTAATGTGGCCGCTGAAGGAAAATCGTACTGTGGTCTCGGAAATGCTTACCACGGTCTTGAGGAACTTCAGAATGCTGTAGAGTATCACAGGAAGGGCCTCTCCATTGCAAAGGATTTGGGTGATAGAGATGGCGAGAAAAGAGCTTATTGCAACCTTGGAATTGCCTATCAGAGCCTAGGTGAACTGGAGAAAGCGATCGACTGCCTCAACAAGAATCTCTCCATTTGCAGAGAGTCGGGCGACAAAGATGGAGAGGGTAAAGCGTACTGTGCCCTTGGCAACGCTTACAGCGACCGTAATGACTTCCAAGAAGCCGTGGCATGCTTTCAGTCCAGTTTAAAAGTACTAGATGGCATGAGAGCTGATCTTCAACCTGAAGATGTGTGGAAAACACCTTTTCATGAACTCTACCATTCTGCCAATTCCGCTCTCTGGGGTTCTCTGTTAAGAGTGAAAGAATACAATAAGGCTTTGTGTGTGGCTGAACAAGGACGAGTTCAGGATTTGATTGATGGCTCAAGAATACAGTATGGCTTGAAAATATTGGCACCGTCTCATGGTCCTGCAGAAACAGTTTCCATCCTTTCACAAGATGGCGATTCACTTCCACACGTAGTTTTCGTGGATTACCTACAGACCAAAATCAACTTCTGGACCATCGGAAAGGAAGAGAAGATTGGGTTTAGACAGTGGAACGTTGGAGATGGGGGCACAGGCCAAGACCCTCTGTCTGACATGGTGGAATCCGTTTTGGAGAAAATTGGAGCTTTTGGTGATGTTCAGTGTGAAAATCGCTCATTGGATAAGCCGCCCGACCACGACGATGATGACAAAGGCGACGAAGCGGGGGATGACGATTGTGGTAACGACTCCACAGAGGTGTTGCAGCCATTGTTCGATGCTCTGGTTTCGCCAATTTTAGACACTTGTGAAAATGAAGAATTGGTGATTGCTTCTGATGAGCTCTTTGCTATGATTCCATTCTCTGTACTCCGTGATTCGCCAAGAATTTGCACTGTCCCCTCTTTGACAGTCTTGAAATTGTTAAGAGAACGCCACAATGACTCCCACTGTGAAAATAGGGCTCTGCTTATTGGAGATCCATGTCTCAAAAACGTCACCACCGACCACGGACAGCCTATGTTCAACCAGCTACTGTGCGCCAGAAAGGAGGTAGAGATGATTGGAGAAATTTACAATGTCCTACCGCTAACCGGAGCAGAAGCTACACCACAGGAAGTGCTGAAGCGAATACCAAACGCGGAATTGATTCACATTGCAACCTACGTAGGAAACAAGACAGGTGAAATTGTCCTGGCTCCGAGTTCTGCTCTGGCGACAAAGGTCCCTCAAAAGGACGACTACATGCTAAAGGTATCCGATCTGCAAAATGCTGGACTGCGAGCAAAGCTGGTCATTCTCAGTTGTGGTTACAGTGGTCGCAGAGATATGAACATGGAGAATGTAGTCAGTCTTGCGCAGGCGCTTTTGGTAGCTGGTGCCCGTTCTGTATTGGTGACCCTCTGGGCAGTTTCTGATGATGCTAACATGGAATTCATGAAACTTTTCCATCAACACCTGGCGGATGGGAAAAGTGCAAGTGTATCTCTTCAACTGGCCAGGAAGTCTCTTCGAGATTCTGAGACGTTTTGTGCTATAAAACACTGGGCCCCATTTGTACTGGTTGGTAACGATGTGAAACTAGATTTTGAGCAAAAAGAGTCCTTACATG ATGCTTCAGGCTGCCATTTTGGTGGTGTAAACACGTCATCGAAACGTAAGAGGCCGCATGAAGACGTGGAGAAATGCTAA
- the LOC136896995 gene encoding tetratricopeptide repeat protein 28-like isoform X2: MRELTDFFGWSFCIRTSDHPSGKTLSGMANRTSEVIEQHRNKLSIAQKEGDKVKEAEAYCSLGCAYSDLGDFDVALTFFQKDLAITKDIGDRSREAMVYFNIGNVNDSLENLEEAVECYERCVAIAKEVGDKHREGPAYSNLANIFEGLGDIQRAIEYHKKDLDISKTISDKAGEGRACSNLGNAFYSVGRFQEAIEYHKRDLEIALEEADKSGEGIACCNLGVAFKNIGNFAEALEYHKRDLAIAEDLDDNTGKERAYCNIGIVFKCIGDFHQAIEYHEKHLVIAKAVGDKAGEGRAYGNLGNAFNCLGNYQQAIEYHSKDLSISKDLGNIAGEARAIGNIGNAYEGLGKFEQAVEYHKTHLAVALKRGDRAGEAGTYNNLGNAYDRLGDFREAINYHQKALEIAKELGNVAAEGKSYCGLGNAYHGLEELQNAVEYHRKGLSIAKDLGDRDGEKRAYCNLGIAYQSLGELEKAIDCLNKNLSICRESGDKDGEGKAYCALGNAYSDRNDFQEAVACFQSSLKVLDGMRADLQPEDVWKTPFHELYHSANSALWGSLLRVKEYNKALCVAEQGRVQDLIDGSRIQYGLKILAPSHGPAETVSILSQDGDSLPHVVFVDYLQTKINFWTIGKEEKIGFRQWNVGDGGTGQDPLSDMVESVLEKIGAFGDVQCENRSLDKPPDHDDDDKGDEAGDDDCGNDSTEVLQPLFDALVSPILDTCENEELVIASDELFAMIPFSVLRDSPRICTVPSLTVLKLLRERHNDSHCENRALLIGDPCLKNVTTDHGQPMFNQLLCARKEVEMIGEIYNVLPLTGAEATPQEVLKRIPNAELIHIATYVGNKTGEIVLAPSSALATKVPQKDDYMLKVSDLQNAGLRAKLVILSCGYSGRRDMNMENVVSLAQALLVAGARSVLVTLWAVSDDANMEFMKLFHQHLADGKSASVSLQLARKSLRDSETFCAIKHWAPFVLVGNDVKLDFEQKESLHE; encoded by the exons ATGAGAGAATTAACTGACTTTTTTGGATGGTCTTTCTGCATACGCACTTCTGATCATCCCTCGGGAAAGACCCTTTCAG GGATGGCAAACAGAACGTCGGAGGTTATAGAACAACACAGGAATAAATTGTCCATCGCCCAGAAAGAAGGTGACAAAGTCAAAGAAGCTGAGGCTTATTGCAGTCTCGGTTGTGCTTATAGTGATCTTGGTGACTTTGATGTGGCATTAACCTTTTTTCAGAAGGACCTTGCTATAACTAAAGACATTGGAGACCGATCTAGAGAAgcaatggtttattttaatATTGGCAATGTCAATGATAGTCTGGAAAACCTTGAGGAAGCTGTTGAATGCTACGAGAGATGTGTGGCCATTGCTAAAGAAGTGGGAGACAAGCACAGAGAAGGCCCGGCCTACAGCAATCTTGCCAACATCTTTGAAGGCCTCGGTGACATACAACGAGCTATAGAGTACCACAAGAAAGATCTGGATATTTCCAAAACAATTAGCGATAaggctggagaaggaagagcttgcagtaatctcggtaatgctttttacagtgtcggTCGTTTTCAAGAGGCTATAGAATACCATAAGAGAGATTTGGAAATTGCTCTCGAAGAGGCCGATAAGTCAGGAGAAGGTATTGCATGTTGCAATCTTGGTGTTGCTTTCAAAAACATCGGCAACTTCGCAGAAGCTTTAGAGTACCACAAGAGAGATCTTGCCATTGCAGAGGATTTAGATGACAACACTGGGAAAGAACGAGCTTACTGCAATATCGGAATTGTTTTTAAGTGCATCGGTGACTTTCATCAAGCAATTGAATATCACGAGAAGCATTTGGTGATTGCCAAGGCAGTGGGAGATAAGGCTGGTGAAGGCCGGGCGTATGGTAACCTTGGAAACGCCTTTAATTGCCTTGGCAACTATCAgcaggccattgagtatcacagCAAGGATCTCTCAATTTCCAAGGACCTGGGTAACATTGCCGGAGAAGCGAGAGCCATCGGCaatatcggtaatgcttatgaAGGTCTGGGTAAGTTTGAACAAGCCGTAGAGTACCACAAAACGCACCTGGCGGTTGCGTTAAAACGAGGTGACAGGGCTGGAGAGGCTGGAACCTACAACAATCTTGGCAATGCGTACGACCGCCTGGGAGACTTCCGTGAAGCAATTAATTATCACCAAAAGGCTCTTGAGATTGCTAAAGAGCTGGGTAATGTGGCCGCTGAAGGAAAATCGTACTGTGGTCTCGGAAATGCTTACCACGGTCTTGAGGAACTTCAGAATGCTGTAGAGTATCACAGGAAGGGCCTCTCCATTGCAAAGGATTTGGGTGATAGAGATGGCGAGAAAAGAGCTTATTGCAACCTTGGAATTGCCTATCAGAGCCTAGGTGAACTGGAGAAAGCGATCGACTGCCTCAACAAGAATCTCTCCATTTGCAGAGAGTCGGGCGACAAAGATGGAGAGGGTAAAGCGTACTGTGCCCTTGGCAACGCTTACAGCGACCGTAATGACTTCCAAGAAGCCGTGGCATGCTTTCAGTCCAGTTTAAAAGTACTAGATGGCATGAGAGCTGATCTTCAACCTGAAGATGTGTGGAAAACACCTTTTCATGAACTCTACCATTCTGCCAATTCCGCTCTCTGGGGTTCTCTGTTAAGAGTGAAAGAATACAATAAGGCTTTGTGTGTGGCTGAACAAGGACGAGTTCAGGATTTGATTGATGGCTCAAGAATACAGTATGGCTTGAAAATATTGGCACCGTCTCATGGTCCTGCAGAAACAGTTTCCATCCTTTCACAAGATGGCGATTCACTTCCACACGTAGTTTTCGTGGATTACCTACAGACCAAAATCAACTTCTGGACCATCGGAAAGGAAGAGAAGATTGGGTTTAGACAGTGGAACGTTGGAGATGGGGGCACAGGCCAAGACCCTCTGTCTGACATGGTGGAATCCGTTTTGGAGAAAATTGGAGCTTTTGGTGATGTTCAGTGTGAAAATCGCTCATTGGATAAGCCGCCCGACCACGACGATGATGACAAAGGCGACGAAGCGGGGGATGACGATTGTGGTAACGACTCCACAGAGGTGTTGCAGCCATTGTTCGATGCTCTGGTTTCGCCAATTTTAGACACTTGTGAAAATGAAGAATTGGTGATTGCTTCTGATGAGCTCTTTGCTATGATTCCATTCTCTGTACTCCGTGATTCGCCAAGAATTTGCACTGTCCCCTCTTTGACAGTCTTGAAATTGTTAAGAGAACGCCACAATGACTCCCACTGTGAAAATAGGGCTCTGCTTATTGGAGATCCATGTCTCAAAAACGTCACCACCGACCACGGACAGCCTATGTTCAACCAGCTACTGTGCGCCAGAAAGGAGGTAGAGATGATTGGAGAAATTTACAATGTCCTACCGCTAACCGGAGCAGAAGCTACACCACAGGAAGTGCTGAAGCGAATACCAAACGCGGAATTGATTCACATTGCAACCTACGTAGGAAACAAGACAGGTGAAATTGTCCTGGCTCCGAGTTCTGCTCTGGCGACAAAGGTCCCTCAAAAGGACGACTACATGCTAAAGGTATCCGATCTGCAAAATGCTGGACTGCGAGCAAAGCTGGTCATTCTCAGTTGTGGTTACAGTGGTCGCAGAGATATGAACATGGAGAATGTAGTCAGTCTTGCGCAGGCGCTTTTGGTAGCTGGTGCCCGTTCTGTATTGGTGACCCTCTGGGCAGTTTCTGATGATGCTAACATGGAATTCATGAAACTTTTCCATCAACACCTGGCGGATGGGAAAAGTGCAAGTGTATCTCTTCAACTGGCCAGGAAGTCTCTTCGAGATTCTGAGACGTTTTGTGCTATAAAACACTGGGCCCCATTTGTACTGGTTGGTAACGATGTGAAACTAGATTTTGAGCAAAAAGAGTCCTTACATG